The DNA sequence tacaaatactgAATTCGCCCGAAATCGCACTCACCACATTAGCTCCGCCCCGGCTTCTATTTCATGAGACTCATTACAGCTTTTCCAAAGAGTTAGAGTACTAGTCATGTGAGTATGTAACAGTAAAACTTCTCCTCTTGAGCTGCAAATGGGAAAAGCAGCAGAAGTTTTGGAAGGATAAAATGAAGAATAATAATGAAGGGATGGGCCAAGATTTATCATTCCTGAATTTCATAAAAGATATCAGCTAGATGTAAGAAGCTTGGGAGTTGGGACATTATATGAGATTCCAGTGGGCGGTTTAGGGGTTGGTATATTACTATTTTTGTACATTTTATATTTACATATATAGtaatattttacttttatttcaagCTAGAATTTGGATTTAGGACACATTGTTATGTGCACGTATCATCCCACTTTTAGATTCTCCTAAATCAGAGCTTCGTATCTAGAAAATATCATATACTGGGACTGATACAATGTACTCATATTGCAGCTACTTGTACTTCTTAAGTTtcctatttttgttttttatatatatagatGGTCAGGAAGAAATGATAATGGAGAGGCAACACCAAAGTGTTGTAATGGGATGAATAAATTTTTTGTACTCTTAATTAAAGATCTCAATTTCGCTTATttggtaataaaaatattataataagaAATAATTCTACATAGGTCTTACTGTGCAAATTTGGATTAATCGGGACAATATGAAACTCACCATCGAGAGTTGTGATTGGATAGATAAGCCTCCCTTCCCCACCCCTTTTTAAATAGAGTGTCAAGTTTGACTCTTGTAATTGAAAAAATCCTAATAGGAAGTGCTTCTCGATCGCTTAATGAATCTTACGCTGAGCGAATTTAAATTAGCCAAAGCCCTTAGTAAAACAGATAAAGAATACCAAATATTTAaccgaaaaaagaaaaaaaagaaaaagaaaaatatagcacgacTCGAGTCAACTAAGAAAGTGCCTTGATATTAAGAGTCAAGGATCCAGATCAATAACCATAATAACTCTCCTCACTCTTTGTTCTCGACTTTAAATAGTACATTAACCCTTTAAAAAATCAATTAGAAAAATTTGTGGCTCAGAAAGCGCGATTATGGAGTAGTtaatatattaatattattgatGTTTCAAAATGCATTTGTACTACAATTAACCTTTAGCCTCAAGCAATTCCCCAAGTGTCACAGTCTTCTTTTACTATATTAAGATATTTTGGACAATCTTATTAAATTATTCAACTAATTGATATGCGGTTTTGATTAACTCTTATATAATCCTCAAATGGAAGACTCTGCAACTTATTACGTAAAAATTTCACTAGGACCCGTATTTGAACACTCTTATTCAACTGTAcacacttttttaaaaaaaatatttaattgataCCCATACTTTTCTCTTCTTCTGTgttgtttttttcttttccttattcATGTCACATATATCCAGGAGCTTTGTTACTTTCTTCTTCTTCGCATTCATGTCCCATGTATACAGGAGCCGtttggtttcttcttcttcttagttgcaAAATACCATTGTAGGTTGTGCTTAGGGTTTCATCTTCTTATATCCAAAATGAATTTGTTAGATTTATTGCCGTTATGAAAATTTGATGATTGAGGTTTGTTgtttatgatatttgaaagttatgtttcaaatttgagctcattttgGAGTAGATATGGGCGTTGaatcgtatattggattgttgaaattcgaaaaacaaatttatattttagaacttaaGATTCAATTCTGAAGTTACATTAAAGATACAGAACTACTTAAGATTTAAATTTCTGAAGTTAGCATTTGAAAGGTAGAAGAACTTTAGATTTCATTTATGAAGTTGCATTGAAGATATAAAACTACTTAAGAAAAGATAGAAAAAACTTAAGATTTGATTTCTAGTTAATAAGTTGTATGGAAGAAATAAAACTATTTAAGATTCGATTTTTCTGAAATTGCATTGAAAGGTAGAAGAACTTTATATTTAATTTCTGAAATTGCATTAAAGAGATATAAGAACTTCGTATCCCGACGgataaattttgaaaaaaaattgtgCAATGTGTAATTTCAATGACGATCCCAAAAGTGGGTATTTGtgaaaatattgttattattcAGGGATCCGAATCAATTACCATACAAACAGGGCCGGCTATAGTAGTTTTTAcctgaaaattatatattttttttataaaaggaAAGAATAGATGTGTAACTAATTGAAGTGAGCGTAATACTTTTTATAAATGTGAATTTCTTTCAAACCTTTTTTTGTATGAACAAAAAATCTAACAAGTGAAATTATTATATTCtatttttacccattttttcATCAGAAAATATGTAGTACTAAATCATATTTTTATACTATTCATTTTCTTTCTTGGTTTGTCCAAGAGTTAATCGCTCGCATAACTTTATACTCTTATATATtctctttcttatttttttcgAGTTTAAGTCTGATAACTTTGTATGTGTAGTATTATTCGAAAACCCACATAGCTTAAAAGTACTATTGATATCATATATCGTGCattcatttttgtttttcttgAAGTTTCAAGCATTTTGTGTTATTGAAGGAGCAAAAAAATATCTTGAAATCaagtcatcatttttcttgaattaAATTCTATTATTATAACTTTCAAGTGTTATTATCATCACATTTTATTCTTACTTCATAGTTATATATTGTCTTTTATTCATTTATTAGAATTTAAAAATTCCACGAAAAATATGAATCAAGTTGTTCAAAACTAAAATAAAAGAGTTAAAAACTATTTTAATATTGTCCAAAACATTTTTAGGAGAGATcgattataaaaaattattaataattttgtatctcaaaatattagaaaaatagaattcaaatatatatatatatatatcacgtaTGTGTgtgtgatttaaaaaaaaaaaaaaagtttagaGCCTCTTATTAACATTGGTTTTAGACCACAAATACTATAAGTCGCCCTTACATACAAATAGTCCTCATTATTTTTGGCTTTCGTATATAGAGTCATTGAGAAAACAATTCAGAAAAATTGTGGTCTACAAAACACGATTATGAAGCAGTTAAGAATTCACGTTGAATTTTCAAAGTGCTTTTGTACAAACAACGTTATCCTCAAGCAACCTAACAAGTGTAAAAGTCTCCTTTCTTACTCTCGAGATTTTTTCAGACAAGCTAGTTAAATTATTCACCCAACTAATGGAGTATATGATTTTAATTaaactatttttaaataattctgTATAGTGTACAATCTCTAAATAATTCTTTATAGTGTACAATATTTAGGACCTCTAGGCTAGTGGACGGCTATAGATAGGAATGTGCTGGGCAACAGATGAGTTGCACGTGTTGAAACAGCAGTTCATTTGCTTTATTAACAAGGAATTATTGAGGTAAATCTTTTTTATTAGCAGGCTAACTGAAAAAGACGTAGTAGTATGTTTGGTAATGGTTGCAAAACAAATACAAAAAATATGATATTCTTTGAGGTGATTAActtttttgtttcattttttcTAAAACCAAAATTTTAAGGTTAAAAGTTAAAATTGTTATCTATGTAACAAATGAGGGGTAACACTTATTAAATTTGGAGTTCTTCCCACTAGACAAATAGATAACAACGGACCTATCCGTTGGGTAGAATGGTCACTAACCCCTtgtaaatttgaaaaaaaataataataataataataaaaatatatatatatatatatatattaaataatatgtTTATATTTTGATTGTCACACTAGGATTCAAATCTTATGCAACTGTATTGGTCGATTTGTGGGGCATAGCTTATTTTATTGTGCGGTATGGGTTCGATTCTGACTCTAGCATTTGTTTAAATTATTATTGGATCCTGTCTTTACAAACGGGACAAAAAATTAAGACCATCTACTTCACGGCTATTTATGTATACTCTAATTTAAGAGGTCTTTGCACAACAACAATTACATTTTAATCGCAAACCAGAATCCACTATAAGAACTTTTGTTATATTGAATGAGCATAAAAGAGCAGGGTTAGCTAAAGTTATATTTAAcataaaacaaattaatttattgataaattttcaCAATCTAAAATACGTCAAGAGATTTTTATGAATTTTTTGTTGTTGATATATGTTACTTTTTATGCGCAGTTGATTGATTTGTCACTTAATAATATTCGTATTCATGAAAAGAAAAGAGATAATGAAAAGGACTCACGAGATAGAAAGGCGGAAACTTCCTTGAGAAATATATACTTTTATCGTTTAGTCCCTCCAAAAAATAGTAGCCtataaaatattcttttttatatgccacaacaataacaataacaatccaCTATAATcttactagtggggtctggggaggatagtgtgtacacaAACTTTACCCCTTCCCTGGAATAGAAatactgtttccgatagaccctcggctcactccctccaagaacttcccaccttgctattggggtgactcgaacccacaacctcttgattggaagtgaaGGGTGCTTACTACTAGAGCAATCCACTAtattcttttttatatatattatatattttatgGCTATCGAATACAATTAGTTTTAATCGATTTGTCAATTTTGTATTTTGGTCGATTTCGGTTCTTAGCAGTTCAAATGGATTCTTTAGGAGGCTGCTGGATCCTTGGTCTTCAATGCAGTATTTAGACCAATCATATGTATCAAGGTCCAAAGGAATTCAATCCTTCTTTCCCGTAAAAATTGTACGGCGTCCTATTTGGTCGTCCCCATTTAAcctatatttatattttaaaaattatttaacttataccctaattttgacaacttcagacacctcctcttcttcctcctcttcttttcTGATGAGACTCAGAGCAGTTCAGTTTAGGATCTGACCAAACCCTTTGTTTTTGTTACCCTTTTCAAAGAGGTTGTGCTTTTAAGATAAATAGTGTAAAAGGATGCGAGTGATTTTGAGCTGACCGTTTTCCCTTGACCAACCAAAAGTAAAGATAGCAGCTGTACAGTTTCATCACTGAAAATTATGCGCATAATTGTTCTTCAACTGCTGCCAAAATCTCAAAACATCACTGATGTGAAAATTTGCACTACAAATTGTCTGAACTTCAAATATAATAAGCTGATTTTGTCTcgaagtttgcactacaaattgaAGAACTTTAGCCTAATTTGCCTGAAGTTTGCATTatgaagtgaagttttcctattATCTTTGCAAGTTAGGCCAAATTTCAggtaaaaatattttgaaattttgcTTTAACAAGGCCACACTTCGGGCAAAAAATTCTCATGTTCAAACTTTAGGCATACACAATTGAATTGAAGTTTGCCCTTgctatgaactgaagtttgcctgattgcctttgcaagtcaggccaaacttcaggcaaGAATATCTGAAGTTTTTCTTTTATAAAGCTGCACTCCATGCAAaaaattctgaagttcaaacttcagacatacaCAATCGAACTGAAGTTTGCCCTTGCACTATGAATTAAAGTTTGCGTGAATTCCTTTGCAATTGCAAAAAATTCTAAAGTTTTGCTTTGATAACACTACATTTCAGGCAAACATAAATTTTTGCTACATTTCAAACATAAAGTTTTGTTACTTTAGACTCGTATGTATGAAGTTACCAAAAAAGTGAATAGATTTGTTATTTTTTGTGCTAAGCAGGTATAAGTTATGACCCAAAAATTGGGTATAGATTGCAAATGTCGCATCTTTCCCTAAGAATCATATCAATCCGTCAAAAATCGGAATTTTGTCGCATACTTTATTTTcagtgttattattattattattattctattaCTACTATCTTATTTTTTATGTATTGTTATCTCTATTTTATTTAGTTTGATTATCTTGACTATTTTTAATATCAATACTTCTATTTTCAGGTTCCTTATCTTTATTTTGTGTCAGGTACCTATTGATCAATAACTAAGTAGCTATTGTTGTCAAACTAAGCCTTTCTCACCTGTTAAACATACGAATAAAGAATTTAAGTTtcctattttcctttttttttttttttaaattgcatTATCGAAAAGGAGAAAATATAGAGAGAGCAACAAGGAAAGTTTAGTGATTATTCTATTGTTAAAATTTACTTGCACTCAATATTTACACCAAACTATAAAAAATACATAATATATGTGGTACAAATATCGGATGCGAATAAATTTTTACTACAAATTTATTTTACGATCATTACTAGTAAGAATCAATTTATTAGCTTTCACatcataacaattcaatttagTTCAACTACCAAAGTCCCAAAGAGCAAATGACCTTTGAACTCAACGAATGGCCATCTCTTTACTTTTTCAGAATGTAATCAAATAGTGTAATTGTCTGGATTAGCTGATGCTGTTCACTAATTACTATGTGGGCGTTTGAACATAAGaattgaaaatttccaaaaaaaataattttttggtcaagtgaaaatggtatttgaaaattagagttgtgtttggaaatgaatataattttagattatttttgaaggtttttgagtgaagtttgaaaaatatttttttggagtttttcaaatttccgaaaaattcaaaatttattttcaagtgaaaattgaaaattttatggtcaAATGATTTagaaaaaaagtagaaaaaattCGAAATAAAGTTAAAAAATTCTTATGTAGCTCTAAATGTAATTTCAGCCATGGCTGTATATAACATCATTAGAGATTAATCTATGTGTTAGAGACCTAATTTAAACAGGGAGATTGATATCATTTACAAATATATTTTAGAAATGTATTTGTTGATTTTTCATAAAACTCTTTCTTCCTTACACCAAAAAATAAGAACTTTTTGAACctgaaaagtttttttttttttttagataaaTGGATAACGCCTAATAgttattattaaaataatataatttatttgTATGATTAGTCAGTCATGGTATAAAAACTGAAGgactgaaaaataataaaataatattatcgTAGCGCATAAGCTTTTAGTGGCTTAAATTTCACATAGTTAGATTGATTGTCTCTGGGTTCAATCATAGATTTGAAATGGGAATATTATCAGATGAACGAGAAATCCAAACACtttccaaattttattttggattttcaaATTTTAATGCAGGTCGCTTCTTGAATCGGCGGCCCACTTTATTTGGGTTGAATTCTTTTATTTGGAATTTTCAAATTTTAATACAGGTCGAATCTTTATATGGCCCAAATATAAAGCCCAAGTGATTGAAACACACTGTTAGGAATGTTATATAGGCCCAAATGTAAAGACCATTCCATAGAGCATTGTAAATCCCGAACGTATTCATATCCCGGGGAACTCCTCTTGTAATATAGTGAATAACcaaatttcaattaaaatgaaaattttagGATAGATTAATGCAATTTAAAAGGTTTCAATATGAAGATATCAATTAAAATCCTTTCTTGCAACTTGTTAACTATACGAAGAGAAAGAATTAAGGAATTTAAgatttcttttttcctttcttaaCAATATACTTAttgaaaaaagagaaaatatagaTAGAACAACATGGAAAGTATAGTGATAGCGGGTATATTTTGTTGTCATTAGTCATTACCAGTAAAAATCAATTTCTTAGCTTTCATATCATAACAAAATTAATTTGTTTCAACATACCAAggcaactaaaaaaataaaaaataaaaaataaaagttgatCCTTGAGCTCATTAATGGCCGTCTCTATCCTTTTCAAGGTTGTAATTAAATAGTGTAGTCAAAAGTCTGGATTAGCTTTTGCTATCCACTAATTACAAAAATTTACTTCAGGAACGGCTGTATTAGAGATTAATCCATATGTTAGAGACCTCATTAAAAAGAGTTTAGTACATTGCAAGATATTATATTGATATCATTTTCAAACAACGAATGTGACAGACTATTTAAGTCAAATCCCAATATATCATTAGTCAACCGCAAATTCCAAATGTATTCATAGCCAGCAGAGATCCTGGTGTATGGTGAATAAGTTAGTGTACTATTTAGAAGGAGTCAATTAAAATCTTGGATAAATCATTTTCAATGtggattaattttttttattaccgCGTCTACTATGAATAATAACCCCCCTACTTAAACTATATGATCACGTATAAGTCAGGATTTTCATTAGggggtcaaaatataaaaaaataaactcaTCAAGAAGTCAAGAGGtgtcaatacatagtatatataaatattttaaaattaccTAGCTACACAATATAATTTTCATTGAAGGGGTGTCAGTTACACTTGAGTGCATGTGGCTCCGTTACTGTGTATACTAGTGTTTTAACAAGGTCGATATTCAAATTTTCAAGTGGTAGCAACCATTATTCCTTTCACTGATTTTACATCTTAGGTAAAAATGCTCATTTTTGCAGTTAAAATAGCATGGACTAGCTAGTTTTctaactggtaattgaaaaataatcagcgtttgcaaagtcactAAATACTAGCCACTATTTTGTTGCAACACGGAAAGtcccaacataatatactggagattggagcgcatgtgtatgaacttctcgtatattatgctagaactctaGCACATGGaaagttccaatataatatactagagattcaAGCACTTATGTATTAACTTtcaacatattatgttggaatttcagcacattatgaaattccagcatgttatgttggaagttcacatgtaaaaaaattcgaactccagtatatattatgctggaatatttttcgaattttaaacaatatttttgttcaaatttatctttacatgaaaaataactaaatttcgattacttttgaaactgtggctatttttcaattaccatttGTAAATCTAGTTATTTTTCAATTTCATCCATTTTTACAGTATTCCGTTTGTGCATGAGTACTTGCCATGATTTTCAAAACTCTAATAATATAATCCCACACGTTATAGAACCTTTAATGTAAGCTTAAATTCTTTAGGATGATTCTGTTAGCGATAGAGAATCTGATTTGGACCTAGCCACAATATCAAGTGAAGGCCCAACATAGTGTAGTTAGTTGTAGCCCAATATAGTTAGCTGTAAAGCAGATATGtaattgtatttttattttttcaaattattattttatttccgAAAAATATAAAAGGGGAGACTTTGTACATTTCACAAAAGGGATCAAATAATAGAATATATGTTTCTTGAATTTTCTCTCTCAtgctctcttttttttctttcgaaTCACGATTTCCATTCTAGAAATCATTCATTTTGCTTGCATATCACTCAAtttgacatggtatcagagcaaatcCTGGATATCTACATTGTCTTTTCCACAATCATGGTGATTTTTTTTCCGATGGTCGTTTCATTTCATCTTTCGGCGGTCTCCAGTGATCGGCGTTTTCGTTCATTCTCTGTTCAAAGCTGAATTTTGAGCTTGTTTATGATTTTGTGCACTCAAAATCGTGATTTTGTGGCGGCAATTTTCTGAATACAGCACTGGTTCATCGGAATTGGAGCTAGGGTTTTCTCATCTTCGCATCACGGTGATACTTCTCTTTCTCTCAAAATTTCCTATTTTTGAGTACTATATCAGTGTAGTTTTGCATCTTTGTTACTTGCTGTTGTTGGATTTACCTTCACATTGCTACTCGTAGTATTAGTGTGTGATTGCGTGAAGTAACTATGAATGGTTCATCGTCTTCTTCCTCGACTATTGCCATAGATCCCTCTCATCCGCTTTACCTACATCCCTCTGACACCCATGGGTTATGCTAGTCTTCACTCCTTTTTCTGGGACGGGATATGGGGAGTGGAAGGAGGTAATGCTCATTTCTATTTCAGCGAAGAACAAAATACAACTCATTGATGGAACCCTAACTAAACCTACTACAAATTTAGTAACTTTCCACCACTGGGAGAGATGTAACAATATGGTTAGGGCTTGGATAATGAATGCACTTTCAAAGGACATTGCTACAACCGTACTCTACTATAAAAGTGCTAAGGATGCCTGGACCAATCTAGAAGAGAGATTTGGTGAGTTAAATATTTCTCTTTATTACAACATTCAGAGAGTTATTGCTTCCACCACCCAAGGTTCATCTGACATAGCTAGTTATTTCAGTAGATTCAAAGGTACGTGGGATGAACTCAATACTCTGTCCCTTAGTAAACCCTGCACTTGTGGTGCTGTTCATGAACTCACTAAGGCTCAACAACTCATTCAGTTTTTGTCTGGTCTGAATGACACTTATGCAAATGTGCGAATCAATATCCTCATGATGACTCCTGTACCTTCCGTGGGGAAGGTTTACTCTATGTTGATTAGAGATAAGAAACAGAGGGAGATTCAGTCTAGCCCCTTCATTTTTTCTGTTGATTCATCCTCCTTCTTAGTCAATACCATTAATCCTGGTTTAAGTCAACCCACAAACAACAGAAGTTATACTCAGAAGGACAATTTTGAGCAAAAGAAGTCATTATTGTCATGCAAGTACTGTAAAAAGGGTGGACATACAGTAGACAAGTGTTATCGACTTCATGGATTCCCAACTGATTTCAAGTTTACCAAGAACAAGAAGTCAACTACTTTTGTTCAAATGGAGTCTTCTTCTAAGAATCCAGATCATGATCCTCACCAATATGTTCATCTTCCACATGGGTTCACCAAGGAACAATATGCTCACCTCCTGTCTCTATTTCAACAAGCTCAGCTATCAACTCCATCCCAAAATGTTCCCATCCATGCCTCTTCCAACTTTGCAGGTTGGTTAAACAGTCCTTATGGTAAATCTCATGGTTTTCTTGTATGCAGTGCATCTCATATAGGATATAATCCTTGGATATTGGACTCAGGAGCCACTAATCACATGACCCCTCACATacatttactacacaatatacaACCTTCGCCAATTTCATCCTTTGTAACTCTATCTAATGGATATAAGGTTAAGGTGACTTCAACTGGTTCCCTTTCCTTATTCCCTGATCTCATATTGTCAAATGTCTTGTTAGTTCCAACTTTTCAGTATAATTTGATTTCTATTCATCATCTTCTTTCTCAACTCTGTTGTTCTTCTCTTCTTACCAAAGTTTCATGTACTATACATGGACTATACATTTTCAATATGCCATCACATGCTGTTGCTTCTACTGTTAATAGTGGTTCCTTTAAGTCTCCTTTTAATTCTTCTTTTATTTCTGATTTTCCTGCTAGTACTGATATGTTTCCAAGTGTTTGCACTTCTTCTTCAATTAATAAAACTGATATTTTGTGGCATCAAATATTGGGCCATATACCTTTTGCTAAGATGTTATGCATTCCTCATATATCAACCAACTCTTCTTCAAGATTGTTATTTATTTGCCCAATTTGTCCAATGGCTAGACACAAAGATTGCCCTTTCCTGGTAGTGTTAGACACTCCACAAAACCTTTCCACTTGGTCCACATTGATCTTTGGGGACCCTACCATATATTTGCCTACAATGGTTTCAAGTATTTCTTGACTATTGTAGATGAATTTAGTAGGGTTACCTGGACTCACTTACTTTCTTGTAAAATCAATGCTATTTCTGTTATTAAAGCATTTTTAACCATGGTTTTCACTGATTTTAACACTTCTGTCCAGATTCTAAGAACCGATAATGTATTTGAATTGGGGTCCAGCAATTCTTATGCATAATACCTTTCTTCTCTTGAAATTTCTCATCAAACCACCTGTACCCACACCCCGCAACAAAATGGAGTTGTCGAAAGAAAATACAAGCATTTATTGGAAACTGCCAGGACTCTTCTTTTTCAGTCCAAGCTTCCTACTAAATACTAGGGCGAATGTATCTTAATAGCCACATACTTAGTCAATCGATTTCCTTCAattattctttcaaataaatctcacTTTGAAGTGTTATATGGAGAGCCTCCTAGTTATGCTCATCTAAGATCTTTTGGGTATCTGGCCTATGCTACTGTCCCAAAACCCTATAGAGACAAATTTCAGTCAAGAGTCATTCCCTGTATATTATTGGGTTATGCTCTTGGGAAGAAAAGGGTCAAATTACTTCATTTACACAATAAATCAATCTTCTTTTCTAGAGATTTTTCCATTGTTGAACATATTTTTCATTCCACTTCTTTCCCGTCTACTTTCTTTCCTGTTTCTTCTTTTATTCCTTCCGACTCTGTTCTAGATCTATCCTCTTCTCCTTCTGTTCCTTCTCCTATTTCTGTCCCTTCCTCCTCTACTTCAATTTCTACCACTATAAAGTCCATTAGGACTTCACATCCCCCTCCCTATCTTCAAGATTATGTTTGTAACTCTGTCCCCCTTTCTTTTCCCTCTAACTCCAAGGATCTACTCCCTGAATCTTGCATATATTAGCCTCAACATTACTAGCAGGCTGTTTCTAATCCTGCATGGCAAGAACCTATGTTAAAAGAATTTCAAGTTTTGGATGCGAATCACACTTGCGACATTGTTCCTCTTTCAGCTGGGAAGAAAATTATCCCTTGCAAGTGGGTTTATAAGGTCAAACAGAAATCTGATGGTAGTATTGAACGGTACAAGGACCGACTTGTCATTCGCGGTGACACTCAAAAAGATGGGATTGACTACAATAAGGCCTTCTCCCCTGTCGTCAAATTCACTACTATTAAGTGCCTGCTTGCCCTTGTTGCCAAGCACACCTGGACCGTTCTACAATTAGACGTCAACAATGCTTTCCTCCATGGTGATTTGTCC is a window from the Nicotiana tomentosiformis chromosome 10, ASM39032v3, whole genome shotgun sequence genome containing:
- the LOC138900345 gene encoding uncharacterized protein, giving the protein MVRAWIMNALSKDIATTVLYYKSAKDAWTNLEERFGELNISLYYNIQRVIASTTQGSSDIASYFSRFKGTWDELNTLSLSKPCTCGAVHELTKAQQLIQFLSGLNDTYANVRINILMMTPVPSVGKVYSMLIRDKKQREIQSSPFIFSVDSSSFLVNTINPGLSQPTNNRSYTQKDNFEQKKSLLSCKYCKKGGHTVDKCYRLHGFPTDFKFTKNKKSTTFVQMESSSKNPDHDPHQYVHLPHGFTKEQYAHLLSLFQQAQLSTPSQNVPIHASSNFAGWLNSPYGKSHGFLVCSASHIGYNPWILDSGATNHMTPHIHLLHNIQPSPISSFVTLSNGYKVKVTSTGSLSLFPDLILSNVLLVPTFQYNLISIHHLLSQLCCSSLLTKVSCTIHGLYIFNMPSHAVASTVNSGSFKSPFNSSFISDFPASTDMFPSVCTSSSINKTDILWHQILGHIPFAKMLCIPHISTNSSSRLLFICPICPMARHKDCPFLVVLDTPQNLSTWSTLIFGDPTIYLPTMVSNLSSSPSVPSPISVPSSSTSISTTIKSIRTSHPPPYLQDYAVSNPAWQEPMLKEFQVLDANHTCDIVPLSAGKKIIPCKWVYKVKQKSDGSIERYKDRLVIRGDTQKDGIDYNKAFSPVVKFTTIKCLLALVAKHTWTVLQLDVNNAFLHGDLSEEVYMKISLGLPISCHSNSSSQLVCKLKKSLYGLKQASRQWLTKLSTTLLSRGFKSSMNDYSLFIKSSTHSTVILAVYVDDILLVGDDISEMESLKSFLDNQFKIKDLGEVHYFLGLEVSTQPQGFLINQHKFTKELIAEFHCSSASPVVASLELNTKLTSDLGNLLPDPSPYRRSVGKLNFLQHTRPDISFSIQHLSQFLHAPRSAHMKAALHVLRYLVADPAKGLLLNSSSDFSLKVFSDSDWTACPSSRKSVTGFLSLWEVKYSNAETPDYLGAEAMVAAAKHFSSSPKVANDTESDISFQTATSIARRIEMVRAQERRKVSDKRPLHSGGSVVPHKEAGSISIPPYHMALPELKELKEQLQDLLDKGFIRPSVSLWGAPVLLVKKKVGSMRMCIDYQQLNKDGRVIAYALHQLKVHEKNYRVHDLELEAIVYALKI